Within the Pseudopipra pipra isolate bDixPip1 chromosome 19, bDixPip1.hap1, whole genome shotgun sequence genome, the region TTCTCTAAAAGTGAAATGAGATTCTTGCTACAGGGCCCTACAACAGGAGGTTGTGGTGATGTACAGCAAATTTATCTTTTAAGGAAAacctctatttttctttcacagcacACATTTAAATCCAGCTGTTTTTACAGAAACATCTTGCATGTTTACAAGGGCCAAAAATGTTAAAGTAGAAAAAGGATAAAAGTGGGAGATtaccttttcctgttttccaaaaaaaaaaaaaaaaatttttcttgcTACAGAAAGGGAAACAGTGCATTCCATTTCCACTGGATGCCAAAGGCACTGGTGATATTTCACACACTGAGACTTTAccagctgcagtgcagctgcCAAGATTTTCAACTGTGTATCACTATAAACCCCTAAAAATATTGCAGATCCTGGAAGAAGGTGCTGCTATAAAACTAACTCAACTAAAACAGCTAAACATATTCATTTGCCTTGATTTTATCCTATCAAAGCTCTGTGGTAAATTAAATACTCTACAGAATTTCACTTTGCAGCACAGTCCTCTGGCTTTTGTAGCAGAGTTTAGAGACTGTCTGCATCCTTGAGGAAGCTGCTGGATAAAATAAATGCCCTTGCAACTGTTAATCACTCGGTACCCCACAAAAATGCTTGTATTGAGCTCACATAAAAATTTAAGCACTCTATAAAGTTTCATATGGATTTGgtcttttgttttccagcttttagcCTGACCTATGTTCCTGTGTGCTGTTAAACAcctgctgctcagcagaaaCAAGGTGTAAACCCAAGGCAAAGATGATTTCAACTATTTTTCATAGCTATCACCTGGAGATCTTATTTCATTTCTTAAAATTTGAAATACAACCTTTACAAAACTGCTTCATTTAGAAGAACAGAGTTAAGGACAGAGACAACTGAATTGATTTTGACACATTTTGTGACTTCTAAGAGCATAAGATCAATTATTCATTAAGTTGTTCTAAATGAAATATTCCAACTAAAACTGCTCATAACAGAATTCTGTAAACTCTGTACTGAATGCTGCATCTCCCAGATCACTGCAAAACAGCTGAGCTGCTGTCAGACAACCTACCTCAGATCTAGTGCACAAGAGGACTAAATTCATGAATGCAGAACTCACTTATGATCAGTCTGTTAACTACCTTTGGCAGAAGCCAGAACTAAAGTCAAAAAAACATGTTAAAGCTACAAAAGCAAATTGTGGAACTATCTACAGGTCACAAACAAACACCAAGCCATGCTGTTAAGACTTATTCCTCTTGTACTGAACTTCCCCCCCCACCACACCACCACACTTTCAAATACCTTTAGGTCACCAGCCTCAGGTTTTTCAGTCTCTGAATCGTCATCTTCCTACAAGACAAGAATTTACAGGATTAAGCTTAAAGAGCAGGCCTGGCAAGTAACTGCACTTACAGCAAAGGGCTCGTGTTCAGCAGCCCAGCAGAAGTCCAAGCCCCTTTCCAGGGAAGGTAGTTTTACCCCACCCACTCGTGACCAGCGAACAAGTCCTACAGTCAAAGGAAGaagtgtttgtttggtttgaggGGAGTTTGTAGGCAAAAACATCACTGAGTAGCAGATGTCCCCTGCAAAACTCATGCAGCTCCAGAATGCTCAGAACTAGACAATAGGAAGCAACagaactgggggaaaaaaagcatttgtcaTTTGGTAACTCTGGTCTCTTCCAGTGGCAGACGGGCTTTTGGTGGTGTTCCAGTTCAGCAGTACCCacagaaaaagcagcatttgcaAGACCTGTGATACCCTCAAGCATCAGCAACACACACAGGACACACGGCTGGCCTGCCACCAAACCACACATGCAGGCTTGGAGAGCACCAAGTTCCAAGGACCTGGTGATCCAGCAGACACCACACCTTCCTTGTGAGTGTGGAGCTCCCGTGGCCTCGTCTGCTGATGACATGAACCTCCACAGAAGGGAACTCCTGACAAATTGCAGTGTTTTAGGGAACAGactccatttttctttttctagccagaaatgaaacaaagaactgGGCAAATTTCTGCCCTGTGAGAGCTTAAAACACCGAACACAGCCTCGTGTGAAAATCTACACCACATGAGAAGTAAGCTCCAGGTTTGGTCCTCTGCTGTGCCACTGCTCTGGGAGCTCCCTCACTGGGGATCCTACAGGCACCTGCCTTTCTAGACAAATACATACTCTGGGTTCAAAAGAAGTTTGAGGAGCATAAATTGTTTTTCATGTTCAAACAACTCAGCAGAATGTTTTTTCCTTGAAACTTTGCCACAAATTTCAACGTTGGCCCTAAAACAAGAACTTAGTATTTcagcttcaaaaggaaaacaaagaaacaaatgataAATGCAAGTGAAAGGAAGAGTTTACAAGGAACCACCTCAGAGTGTTAGTACACAAGAAAGTTCTCCCAAGGCAGGCTAGAGACTGACCACACAATAATATCAATAAGTTTTAATTGCCTGAGTTAAGATGCCTCTGCCACTAAAGTGAGACATCAAACTCCTTCACTTCAGTTACTCTTCAGCTTCTTTCTGAAAGATGCACATTTGACAATAATTCAGTCTTAACTGTCAAAGTTTAATTACAGTGAGTCTGTAACTAGAAAAGAACTGTAGTACTAAGTATCTTGGTGTTTATCACAAGTGAGGTTTCACTTCCCTCCACAGTCCCACCTATATTATACTggtaaaagtaattttcatcaAAGCAATAATGGGTTGAATGATTCATGTTGTGGACAGGTAACTGAAACAGCTCTCCTAACCTAGCAGGGGGTATCACTAAAACAACATTAACAAACAAAGCAGAATCACTGAGAAttgcctttggaaaaaaacaggcTTTTCATTCAATATTAAGGTTGATAAAATAAGCACTGAGTTTAGATCAAAGCCCAACCTGAGTCCAACTCATCCTGCTTTCTAAAGACAACTCATAACCAATATGAGCCACTTGCACAGCAATGGCAAGGAAGTTTTCAATTCTGCTCAGAGAatatttaatgcaaaaaaaaccagGCATTGCTCTTCTGCAACAAACCTGGACAGAAAGTACCCCGTGTAACCTGCAGTGTAACCACAATTCCATGGCTGACACCAGAGTGACTGATGGATTGTCATCCCTTGAACAGCAACCTACACCTCCCAGATGATGGCACAGCTGCAACCTGCACTAAAAACTGTGTGTACAACAAAGCTACTCCACGTCCAAGCCATTTACAGTGCTCACTGAACACAGCTCATCACACCCAGGGCTTTCTTTGAACTACAGAGACCTCAGTGAAGGAGGCTCTACAAGCACTGGATATAAAAAGAAGAATCCCTAAAGCAGTAAAGAAGCTTCACTGCTTTGCTAAGCCAGATGCCAGGGGCAGCAGAACAAAACTAAAAGCAAGAACGAGACACCAACAAATTTCTTGGCTGCTCCTTGGGCAAACAGATGGCAGGAACAGTGAGTGTCTCCTCAGAGTCTGATCTAACACACACAGAGTAGAGCTCAGTGAGGAAAGGTTGTAGAAACAGCCCTGAGTTTTTTTGCTATGGGTAGAAGAAAGAACTAGAACAGGAACAAGATAACACTTGTAGTGGTAAGAAAAAGTCTggtgagaaaaaaagcagacagattcccccttttccccccaaactTCTTGTTTCTCTCACACAGACAGAGGACAGAACTACAGATCCTTTTGTGTGTTACAGCTGCACCCCCAGGCTGTGAGTCCATGCCCTGCCTCACCACATATCAGTTATCTCAGTGTTCAGGTGATGCCAGACACATGCCATGCACCTGAGAGAGACAAAAGCCACTCACATGGACACGGGACACTCACACCAAGGTAACCTGATGCAGTGAGTGGACTGAGTTATGCACAAAATAATAACTTAAGACACCACAGaactttattctttttaatccACCAGCTGACAGCGTGGTCCTCTTGAAAGGTTTTCATACATGCCAACTATGCTTaaggaataatttttatttggtgTGGCTGTAACAGCTTTTTTCCCACAAAAGAGTCAAATGACACCAACACAGTCACGAGCAACACGAGCTGTGCCAAGCTGCAGAGGGGCTCCAAGGCAAATGCTCTGCACTTGAAAACAACATGAACAGGAGCATTTGGAAAGCGCTGAAACTCCCACCAGGAGTCACATATTCCAGGTTCCATCACAAGTCACTActtgggggcttttttttgtttttttggagaGAGAGCAAAGCCTCTGCAACGTGTGCGAGGGGTCACGGGAGGTACTTACTGACTGCCTGCTGTTCTCATCGTCCTCCTCTTCGTACCCTTCCTCGTCCCCATCCACGCGGGTGAAGTCATCTTCTCCGTACCCAACCGAGACCAGGCCTCCTTTCTCAcctgaagaagaagagaaaaggtAAACTACGAGGTAAATAGGCAGGTGACGGCGAGTGGCGGCGAGTGGGGCCTTCCCCCCACAATGGGGAAGGCGCCGGGCCGGAGTGGGCGGCGCGCGGGGGGAACCCTGGCGCCCCAGCCCGCCAGCTGCCCTGGGCCCCCTGCCCGCTGCCCGCCCTCACCCGCAGGCGCTCCCCCGTCGCTCCCCGCCGTGCCGGCCTCGCTGTCCGACTCCGGGTCCGAGTCCTCGGCGTAAACCGCCAGCGAGGACAGGACGCTGCGCTTCGCCGCCGCCATCTTCCGCCCCGCCCGTGGGGGCGCTTCCGGCGCGCCGCGATGACGCGAGGGCGGTCACCATGGCAACACCGCCCTTCTTCCGCCCGCTCTGGGGGCACCGGGCAGGCTTTGCGCTCACGGGCAGAGGAAGACACCGCTCATCGAGGCGGAGCGGGGGCTTtaggggggctgggggtgggtgggtggggatAAAAGGGCCGCGGGCTGGTTGTTGTGAGTGCGGGCCTTTTAAGAGAAGCTCCTGACGTCATCTCGTGGTGCCGCGACAGCACCTGCCGGGTTGTGAGCGAGAGTGAGCgtgcggagcggagcggggctgggacGGGGCGGGGGTGGGACATAGGGGGAAGGGCACAGCCCCTGTGTGGGTGGGAAAGATCCGCCTTCCCCCCCGTGTCGGGTGCAGGCGGGTTGGGGGGGCAGCGAGTCCCCCCCGCTCTGCTGTGCCCGACCTGTGCCCTGTGGGGACCCAGAACAAACCATATTGGGGTACCCTTCAGTGAGGGGCCTGGGTGAGCACCCCGGGAGGCCCCAGAGAAGGGCAGCCCCGAGGGAGGCGGTGCAGGCGGCGGTGGGACGGGGCAGGGAAGGGTGGCAGCGCTCGGACGAGCTCTGGTTCCTCTCGTAGCGTCTCCAGGATGAGCAGGGAGGCTCCCCCGGGCCTGGAGGGCAGGGTGAGGAAAACACTGCGGAAGGTCTTCGGGTTCGAGTCCTTCAAGACTCCCCTCCAGGAAAGCGCGACCATGACTGTGGTGAGAGGTGAGGCCCGGCATCGGTGAGGTGTGGAACACGGCTGCTTGTCCTTCTTCCCGTGGGAAGATCCCTGCAGGATCTGGGATTGTGCCTGTTGTGAGGAGACTAATCTAAGCAGGATCATCTGGCCCTCCAAGCTCTCCTCTGCTCTGATGTGGTTTTGGTGGCACAGGAACACGAGCACGTGCTGTGCACAAGCTCTGCCTCTTCTCCTTTCATTCATTTCTTAACACCACTGTTGCATCAACCAGGAAATAGGAAACTTAAGGTGCACCTGCCAGCACGTTCATGGTCAGATGAGGTCAAAACTCTTTACATTTATACCTTCTCAGAGTAAAAGTGCCCTTGTGTTAGAGACAATACCTATAGAAGACTCAATGTCCTGGCACAGTTGATCTGTTCTCTGAACCACGAGGCCATTGTCAGAAATGTGGTTTTGCTGGTGTTAATGCACCCCCAACACCCTGCTGGGGGTGGGACAGGCAGCTCACACAGACAAGCTgccagctcccccagcagctcTCACAGTGTGAGTCAGAACAGTGCCCAACTCAGGATATAATCAGAGTTTTCACTGATCACCATTCACTGTTGACAACAgagcagccaacagcagagtTCTGTGTGCAGGGTTAACATGGTGTCACTGGCACCTTCCTGCCTTCAGGTGGGTGCTGGTCAGTGCAGTGACAGTCACTCACTGTGTGAGATTATCTGTGTGGTTGAGATTTCCAAACCCTGTTTTGTATGAGGGACCTTTCTGGGATAAGCTTTAAGAGGATTTGTAAAGGTCTGTCATGGGGCTGGTAATCTGGTAACTGAAGGTCTGTAAAAATGAATGGAAGCAGCTCCTCTGGAAGAGATTTAGCACAAATAACTCATTTAACTTCTCTTTATCTTGGTTTCTGTGTAACTTCTGGCACTTTTTTACGGCTGTTTCTAAATGTTTGCAAAGCAATCAGAGATTCCTTGAAGGAAAGCACTGCAGGCATGCAAAGTATTGCTGTGCTTTTAGAACCTAAAATGGAGTGTCTTTTGTTGATTATGCCACACagtacatgcacacacatactgTTCTCACACACTACAAGCCTTTCTGTCCAACCCCTCCACTCTGAGCCCTGGGAACTCCCCACCACTCAGGGGCCTTGAGCTTTCTCCTCTTGTTTTTGCAGGTGAGAAGGATGTCTTTGTGTGCATGcccacaggggcagggaaatcCCTGTGCTACCAGCTTCCTGCAGTTCTGGCAGTGGGCATCACCATTGTCATTTCACCTCTGATTGCACTGATTCAGGTAACTGTCTCCTGTTAGCTGTGGAaaagcagccagggaagggggTTGGAAGACTGGAAGCACGGCTGCCTCTTGTCTTTCTGCTCATGAGTCTGCAATTCACCTGCCTCTGGATGCTCTTGAtgtctcagtgtgttttccTTACTCTGGTGATAGGTGAGGAGAGCAGAGTATCTCTGGTATGATGCCTTACAGTTCTCTAAAAGGatgggttttttctttaaaaataacatgGTGGCTTTTATAACTGAgccttcctcttttttctccaCCTGTCTGTCACCTCCTGGGTGTTAGAGAGAAGCAGCATAGCAGAGTAACACAAATGGACCAAAAGATGGATCTTTCTTGGTGCTGGTGTCTTTCTTTATTTCCACTTGCTTTTCATTTAGTTTGTTTTGTATTTGCTCTAGGATCAAGTGGATCACCTGCTGGCTCTGAAGATCAAAGCCTGCTCTCTGAACTCCAAGCTGTCTGCCCAGGAGAAGAAGACCATCCTGGCTGACTTAGCAAGTGAGAAGCCCCAAGTAAAGCTCCTGTACATCACCCCAGAGATGGCAGCTGCCTCTTCCTTCCAGCCAACACTGAACTCTCTGGTGTCCAGGAACCTCCTGTCCTACCTGATCATAGATGAGGCTCATTGTGTGTCCCAGTGGGGACACGATTTCCGCCCCGACTACCTGCGCCTGGGCGCTCTGCGCACCCGCATCCCCGGCACGCCCTGTGTCGCCCTGACTGCCACTGCCACCAGGCAGGTCCAGGAGGACATCGTGGCAGCTCTCAAGCTAAAGCAGCCACTTTCCACGTTTAAGACTCCTTGCTTCAGATCCAACTTGTTCTACGATGTGCAGTTCAAAGAGCTCTTGGCTGATCCTTACGCCAACTTGAAGGATTTCTGTCTGAAGGCGCTCGAAGTGAAGGACACCACTGGGGTAGGTTTTACCTTTAGGGGAGGAGGCTAAACTGGACAAAATCTGTCTTAATGGTCACTGATATTCCAGTGGTTGGTATGGCCctgtggcagggaaggaggaggtcCCAGGAAGGAAAGTGATAATGTATATTTTCTAAGTCCTCTAAAAGTGCTCATGTATGTTTTTTAGTTCCTCTAAAACAGGTAGAATGTGAAGGTTGTGATCCTTTCTGAGGTGAGAAACCATGTTCTACAAAGTAACATCCAGAAAACAGGCCACTGAGCACCCTCCAGGTGGCCTGGAGAGGACAGCAGACACAGGGCAGCCAAAGAGAAGATCAGCACTAAGAGGGATGTGGTGTCACATTTGCAGACAGCATTAATgtgataaaattaaataaattaattaattttaaaaattaaccaggaagaatttcttcacagaaaaggttgtcaggcattggaacggaCTGTCCGGGGatgtggtggagtcaccatccctggaggtaccCAAGAAaggactggacatggcactcagtgctctagtctagttgacaaggtggtgatcagtccaaggttggacttgaggatcttggtcttctccaacctaaatgattctgtgattctgtgtccTCAGAAAGGGGTTACTCTAAGTGAACATAAATTAGGAACATGGGACGAGCATTTCCACCTTGGTTTGTCACATCCTGGGTGATCACTGTATGTTTGCTTGTGCTCTGCTCTTCCAGTATGGTGAGGGTGAACAGAAGCAtttgaaatgtgtttaattTCCTGCTCTAACATTAATTCCCAGAATAACTCAGCAGCTCAGCTGTAACCTCTGCACCTGAGTGCATTTGTACAGCAGAGTGAGATGCTTCTTGCCTGGGACTGTATTTGCAGTTTTGTTGATTGGCTTCAGACAGTGTGGTGGACTTTGTTTCCAGGTGTACTCGGGCTGTGGGATCGTGTACTGCAGGATGAGGGATGTGTGTGACCAGCTGGCCATTGAACTGAGCTGCCGAGGGGTGAAAGCCAAGGCCTATCACGCAGGTACTGCTGCATCTCTCAGGAGCTGCTACGACTGAACTGTGCCACCTCTCAGGCCTGGGTTGGGGCTCCCTAGAAAAGAGCTTTCTAGGCATGGTCTGCACTGTGTCTGATGCTCACATGTCAGGTCTGTGAGATAAGTGCAGGGCCTTCACCAGAATGGCATTCTCCTCTCTCCAGAACTTCTGGATCTTGCATGGCCTAAATATAACAACAGCTTTTATCCCGGGGGAGGAGAGCTAAGTTTTCTTCTTTGGAATAGAAACAGCTGCTGCTGACTTCTGCTTGGTCACAGGCCAGGCCAGTTTAAACATGTGCAGAAAGGAGTGTGTACATCAGTCAGTTTTAGTGAGGCTTGCAGTGAGGGAATGGAGGAGGAGAAAATCCTcgtttctttctgtttgtttttgttttgggggttttgtttgtttgtttgggttttttgttttattttgttgttgattccttccctctctttcccttcccaggaCTCAAGCCAGCTGACAGGACTTCCATCCAGAATGAATGGATGGAGGAGAAGATCCCTGTTATTGTTGCAACCATCAGCTTTGGAATGGGAGTAGACAAAGCAAACGTCAGGTGTGTGAGGCTGAGTGTTGGGCACCACCAGAGACTGAAACCTGAACAGTGGGAAGGAAAAGTCTCAGTGTCTCTGTTACCTGAAACACCTGACTCAAATGCCTGAGGAACACTTGctaaaacccacaaaaccagaGCTGGGAGGTTTTAGCTTAGAAGCAGCAAAAACAAACCTGGAAGGGCTTTGTAAAGAAATCAAACACAAGGCAGCAGAGCTCCTCTTTGCCAGTCATAcccaaaaataagaaaattggAGGAATGCTTGTTTTCTGCCACACCCCCCAGGGTTTCAGAGAGAGCCATCTCAAGGCACTCACAGCTGCCTCTTTCACTTCCCTTAGGGAAACAGTTGCCGTTAAAAAGCAGTGGGAAGAAAATCTGCACCTAAAATAATTCATGCACCCTCTACTAAAGTAGTCAGAGCCAGCCTTTTTTTGGAGATCTCTCTCCTCTTGCaatgcaaggggaaaaaatagcagTTCACAAATGGCAATAACCATATAAAAATACAGCTCTAGTCCAAGGCCAGAACTTTGCACATGGTTTCAattcctgctcctctgggaTTTCTGTCACCATAAGGGCTCTGTGTTAGAATTCCTGCCCTGCAACATAGCTGTGCTGAGTGAGTATTGAGATCACTTCATGGAGGGATCAT harbors:
- the RECQL5 gene encoding ATP-dependent DNA helicase Q5 isoform X3: MSREAPPGLEGRVRKTLRKVFGFESFKTPLQESATMTVVRGEKDVFVCMPTGAGKSLCYQLPAVLAVGITIVISPLIALIQDQVDHLLALKIKACSLNSKLSAQEKKTILADLASEKPQVKLLYITPEMAAASSFQPTLNSLVSRNLLSYLIIDEAHCVSQWGHDFRPDYLRLGALRTRIPGTPCVALTATATRQVQEDIVAALKLKQPLSTFKTPCFRSNLFYDVQFKELLADPYANLKDFCLKALEVKDTTGVYSGCGIVYCRMRDVCDQLAIELSCRGVKAKAYHAGLKPADRTSIQNEWMEEKIPVIVATISFGMGVDKANVRFVAHWNIAKSMAGYYQESGRAGRDGKPSCCRLYYSRNDRDQVSFLIKKELSNIQEKKGTLKESDKAVMKAFDAIVNFCEELGLVHSSCCITCHVHPSDTSCSTTD
- the RECQL5 gene encoding ATP-dependent DNA helicase Q5 isoform X4, producing MSREAPPGLEGRVRKTLRKVFGFESFKTPLQESATMTVVRGEKDVFVCMPTGAGKSLCYQLPAVLAVGITIVISPLIALIQDQVDHLLALKIKACSLNSKLSAQEKKTILADLASEKPQVKLLYITPEMAAASSFQPTLNSLVSRNLLSYLIIDEAHCVSQWGHDFRPDYLRLGALRTRIPGTPCVALTATATRQVQEDIVAALKLKQPLSTFKTPCFRSNLFYDVQFKELLADPYANLKDFCLKALEVKDTTGVYSGCGIVYCRMRDVCDQLAIELSCRGVKAKAYHAGLKPADRTSIQNEWMEEKIPVIVATISFGMGVDKANVRFVAHWNIAKSMAGYYQESGRAGRDGKPSCCRLYYSRNDRDQVSFLIKKELSNIQEKKGTLKESDKAVMKAFDAIVNFCEELG